CTGGTTAGAGAAATCAACAACAGGCTGAGTGCACTCTCATTCCACATTAGAGAATACTATTGGTTggatatgaaaaagatgaaCGAGATATACCGGTACAAAACAGAAGAGTATTCGTTGGATGCCACCAACAAGTTCAACATATATCCAGAACAGATTCCTCTGTGGCTAATGGATTGGGTTCCACAGGAAGGGGGATATCTCATTGGAAACCTTCAACCAGCACACATGGATTTCAGATTCTTCATGCTTGGGAACCTCTGGTCCATTGTTTCATCTTTGGGTACCCCAAAACAGAATAAGTCCATTCTGAATCTCATAGAAGCAAAATGGGATGATCTTGTTGGCCACATGCCTCTTAAGATATGCTATCCTGCCTTGGAGTCTGAGGAATGGCGTATAATCACTGGCAGTGACCCAAAGAATACGTATAAATTTCTTTAATTCTTTCCCTTTTATGGTGTTGTTTAGATGTTTTAGTACTTTGGTGACTTTATAGTCAGAGTTGATTCTAAGACACATTTCAACTTGTGCAGCCCTTGGTCATATCACAATGGTGGATCTTGGCCAACACTTCTATGGCAGGTAAAATTTTCTTTATGGGAATGTTATGACCATGGAAGTTCAATGGTGTCGTTTCATAATTATTTACCCTTTCCCCTTTGGTTTAATATGTGATTCATTTTTGTCATTCAGTTTACACTTGCATGCATCAAAATGGGGAGAACTGAACTTGCTGAGGATGCAGTTGCTTTGGCTGAGAAAAGGCTTCCAGTTGATTCATGGCCGGAATACTATGACACTCGCACCGGCAAGTTCATCGGGAAACAGGCCCGGCTTTATCAGACATGGACATTAGCCGGCTTCCTTGCATCCAAGATGTTCTTAAAGAATCCTGAGACAGCAGCCATGTTGTGCTGGGAAGAGGACCTTGAGATTCTTGAGACATGTGCTTGTGCACTGAGCAAGAGTGGCAGGGCTAAATGCTCTCGCGATGCCGCCAAGTCTCAGATTCTTGTTTAGGATTCTGCCAACATTGTAAATAGTACATTCTTGTTCCACATTGTTGTGACTGTGAATAATGCTccttcttttcacttttgtacATTTGTAAATATCTTGATATTCATTTTTCTGTTCATATAGAATGTTCCTTCAGAGCATTCATTTTGCTTCCCCAAGATTCTACCAAGTATAAACAATGCCAGAAACAATTATAGCATGATTATTGTGTTTTCTTTCAAGAAATAGTGGATGTGTCAACCACAAGAACACAGATGAACAAACACATTAAATACTAAGTGCTAAAAAATATGTGGTGACAACATTTTCTACTTGTCAAAAGAATATGATTGAAGTCATAAAATTGAAACTGAATACTCTACAACAGCCCTCTTCTTCTCTTGTAGTCGCTGATAGTTAATGTGAGAGCATGCCTACCTCCATCGTTTTCAGGCACCTGCAACCCAACCGTTGCTTCTATCTTCTGTTTCCTTGCCAAGAACCCATTCTTCAATCCCTGTGGTCCGCCCAAATCCTTAAGTTCAGCCAGTGAAATCGGCAACTCAAAATCATGCATCATGTTTGATTCTGTTCCGCAATCCACCGGAGCCAAAGTATCCACCAATTTCCCTGCACTTGCAGCAGCTTCCAGTGCTGCTTCTGTGGCTTTAAACCCAACAGCATTACCTGCTGACACACTTggttcttcaaccttagtttcATGCTTCTCTCTATTATTACTAACTTGATGACTCTCTTCTTGTTTGACAAGTTCTTGAAATTATCAACCTTGTTCTTTCTGTTCATCTCAGCTAATCTTTTAGCCCTGCTGTCATTATCCCTGGCTTCGCGTGCCGCGTCCAATTCCAGGAGCTTGGCGCAGATCCTCTGCACCTCGGCCTCATCGTTCTTGCTCTTTGCTACCTCCATCAGCCTCTTCAGCTTGTCCTTCTCAACCGCGACATTAAGCGGCCGAGTAGGCGCGGCTTTCTTCTCCTCCAGCATCTGCTTCACAGTGGCTGCAGAGTAGACATAGTTATTCGTTCTTCTAATGGCCTCTCTCTTGTCCAAAACACTCGCCTTACTCGGCATTTGGCTGCAACTTCTCTCAATTTCCCTAACCCATTGCCTGAACTCTTTCTCCAATGGCGAAGAATCCGAAACCACAGCCATTTGGAACCTCTTGGCAGAGCTTTCACTTCCCCAAACACAAACAAGGTACTTGTGAGTGATTCTGTTCTCAACCTTGTAGTGCCTATTTGGATCGCCACAATCAACACTCTGAACCATGCAGAGTCTGTAAACAGCTCCACTCTCTGATTTTCCAATCCCAATTCTAACAAAGCACCCAACAATTAACTCTTCAAAGAATGGTTCATTCAGCCACTTCACAAGCCTCGATCTCCTAATGGTGATTTCCTTGATTTCTTCAAACGTTGGCATGTTTGATTCTCTCAACATGTTCTTGTCATCGTCATCGTCACTATCAGCCAACCCTTCAGAGGAATCTCTATCACTGTCACCGCTCTCGCTCTGGCTTGAGCTACTTGAAGTAGTTACTGCTTTCTTCTTCATTGGAATCCCCTTATTGGTGCTTGATGATGATGGTTTTCCATGGTGAGTGTCTACCACTTGCTGCTTCATCCTCTTGGCTCGCAACTCGCTTAAGACATCGCCTTTGGCGGCGGTCCTCTCGGCGTGTCTGGTGGAGGAGCGAACCTTGGAGGAagatgatggtggtggtggtggtggaagagGTGATTGATGATTGATCATGTTCTTTGAAGTAGCATTGTTGTTGGTGTCCCTTTTCATTCTTAATTGTTCTTTGAACTCCTTTTCGCCTTTTTTGGCAGCTCGATCGGAGAGTATCATCTCTCTTTCGAGCTCGGTCATGTTTGCTAGCCTCTGCTTGTCATCTTCATTCTTGTAGAGATCACTGCCAACATCagattcttcatcttcatcatcat
This portion of the Arachis duranensis cultivar V14167 chromosome 6, aradu.V14167.gnm2.J7QH, whole genome shotgun sequence genome encodes:
- the LOC107491822 gene encoding protein RTF1 homolog codes for the protein MADLENMLLEAAGRTSSPHRKRHNSNSTSSKPRNQKSKRGDDAGSESRGEDSDAEGGGASKKKPPSSSRNVPLKKRLDLTKTERELGHEGELLEDDDDDDEDEESDVGSDLYKNEDDKQRLANMTELEREMILSDRAAKKGEKEFKEQLRMKRDTNNNATSKNMINHQSPLPPPPPPSSSSKVRSSTRHAERTAAKGDVLSELRAKRMKQQVVDTHHGKPSSSSTNKGIPMKKKAVTTSSSSSQSESGDSDRDSSEGLADSDDDDDKNMLRESNMPTFEEIKEITIRRSRLVKWLNEPFFEELIVGCFVRIGIGKSESGAVYRLCMVQSVDCGDPNRHYKVENRITHKYLVCVWGSESSAKRFQMAVVSDSSPLEKEFRQWVREIERSCSQMPSKASVLDKREAIRRTNNYVYSAATVKQMLEEKKAAPTRPLNVAVEKDKLKRLMEVAKSKNDEAEVQRICAKLLELDAAREARDNDSRAKRLAEMNRKNKVDNFKNLSNKKRVEEPSVSAGNAVGFKATEAALEAAASAGKLVDTLAPVDCGTESNMMHDFELPISLAELKDLGGPQGLKNGFLARKQKIEATVGLQVPENDGGRHALTLTISDYKRRRGLL